A portion of the bacterium genome contains these proteins:
- a CDS encoding DMT family protein produces MWTILLLIISNIFMTFAWYGHLKYRTSPLWIAILASWSIAFFEYCFQVPANRIGSYQFTTAQLKTIQEAITLVVFCGFSVLYLREDLKWNYLVGFGFMVVAVFFVFKKWD; encoded by the coding sequence ATGTGGACCATCTTGCTACTGATCATCTCGAACATCTTCATGACCTTCGCCTGGTACGGCCACCTCAAGTACCGGACTTCCCCCCTCTGGATCGCCATCCTGGCCAGTTGGAGCATCGCCTTCTTCGAATACTGCTTCCAGGTGCCGGCCAACCGGATCGGGAGTTACCAGTTCACCACGGCCCAGCTCAAGACCATCCAGGAGGCCATCACGCTGGTGGTCTTTTGCGGTTTCTCGGTGCTTTATTTACGGGAAGACCTGAAATGGAACTATCTGGTGGGATTCGGCTTCATGGTGGTGGCGGTCTTCTTC